In Selenomonas dianae, a genomic segment contains:
- a CDS encoding IS481 family transposase codes for MKSITQDIKYYQAILSYADKHGVTKAAIKYRTYRQFIYRLRNRYDGTPKSLAPKSRRPHHHPNEHTGEEIALIRRMRKRRPNTGLVRFWVRLRKKGYTRSIAGLYRCMKRLGLKTSKPKKPVYQPKPYQQATFPGEKVQIDVKVVPSACIVGQAKEQGEKMYQYTAIDECTRFRFIAAFKEQSTYSSMLFLQQLIRRFPFKIHKVQTDNGAEFTKRFQAADEENLTLFEKELKRLGIAHQKIRPYTPRHNGKVERSHRKDNEEFYATHTFYSFEDFKVQLARRNREYNNFPMRPLGWKSPRETLSLLLSCVTYD; via the coding sequence ATGAAAAGCATAACACAGGACATCAAGTATTATCAAGCGATTCTTTCCTATGCAGATAAGCATGGCGTCACAAAGGCTGCCATTAAGTACCGCACTTATCGCCAGTTCATCTATCGACTGCGTAATCGCTACGATGGTACACCCAAATCCCTCGCACCAAAGTCGCGACGCCCCCATCATCACCCCAACGAACACACAGGCGAAGAGATCGCTCTCATTCGGCGGATGCGTAAACGTCGTCCCAATACGGGTCTTGTCCGCTTCTGGGTGCGCCTGCGTAAAAAGGGGTATACACGCTCCATTGCCGGTCTTTACCGCTGCATGAAACGTCTGGGGCTTAAAACAAGCAAGCCCAAGAAACCTGTATATCAGCCAAAACCATATCAGCAGGCAACCTTCCCCGGAGAAAAAGTTCAGATTGATGTCAAAGTCGTTCCCTCCGCCTGCATTGTCGGACAGGCAAAAGAGCAGGGCGAGAAGATGTACCAATACACAGCGATTGACGAATGTACACGCTTTCGCTTTATTGCGGCATTTAAGGAGCAATCAACATATTCATCCATGCTTTTCCTGCAGCAGCTCATCCGTCGTTTCCCGTTCAAGATACATAAAGTACAGACAGATAACGGGGCGGAGTTTACCAAGCGTTTCCAAGCGGCGGATGAAGAAAATCTGACGCTGTTTGAAAAGGAGTTAAAGCGTCTTGGCATTGCACACCAGAAGATTCGCCCCTATACGCCGAGGCATAACGGTAAGGTAGAGCGTTCCCACCGAAAGGACAACGAGGAGTTTTACGCCACGCATACGTTTTACTCGTTTGAGGATTTCAAGGTGCAGCTTGCACGGAGAAACAGGGAGTATAACAATTTTCCGATGCGTCCCCTCGGATGGAAGTCTCCTCGTGAGACTCTTTCTCTGCTTCTCTCTTGTGTAACATATGATTGA
- a CDS encoding S-layer homology domain-containing protein, with amino-acid sequence MKKTLVSALATALVVGAASTTFAAANPFSDVPRDHWAYDAVTQLAADGVVEGYGDGTYRGDRNITRYEMAQMVAKAMAKDNMPVSDRALVDRLAAEFADELNNLGVRVSNLEKHADMVKWEGKLEYTYTSQRTENRQKENADNLVFRLEPTAEVNAHWNVHARLDASTSMKHDAAGKDDTDDKVTLKRAWAQGNYDNFTVKFGKMELASAEGYTGAGNLVLDREFSGAEVEFGKDLKAKLQAGQAKIATNESANYQGIELQYDKDNWMAGAGYYHAKTDLWKGTLRDANGTAQDVWAVNAGYKFNDNVQLAASYAKNNKIDAEKKYKKSYQIGLDYKGAEAMDKGSWGAYVSYRYLGGASIAPTTDGATAWTKGIELGTAYTVWKNVIVSAKYFTGKTIYADPLGDKRQQLFGRVEFLF; translated from the coding sequence ATGAAGAAGACTCTCGTATCCGCACTCGCAACGGCTCTCGTTGTCGGTGCAGCAAGCACGACGTTCGCAGCTGCGAACCCGTTCTCCGATGTGCCCCGTGACCACTGGGCATACGATGCTGTGACGCAGCTCGCTGCGGACGGCGTTGTCGAGGGCTACGGCGACGGCACCTATCGCGGCGACCGCAACATCACGCGTTATGAGATGGCGCAGATGGTCGCAAAGGCGATGGCAAAGGACAACATGCCCGTTTCGGATCGCGCACTCGTCGACCGCCTCGCTGCTGAGTTCGCTGACGAGCTCAACAACCTCGGTGTCCGCGTCTCGAACCTTGAGAAGCACGCTGACATGGTGAAGTGGGAAGGCAAGCTCGAGTACACCTACACGAGCCAGCGCACGGAGAACCGTCAGAAGGAGAATGCTGATAATCTCGTCTTCCGCCTTGAGCCGACGGCTGAGGTCAATGCGCACTGGAACGTCCATGCACGTCTCGATGCCTCCACGAGCATGAAGCATGATGCGGCTGGCAAGGATGATACGGATGACAAAGTCACGCTCAAGCGCGCATGGGCACAGGGCAACTATGACAACTTCACGGTGAAGTTCGGTAAGATGGAGCTTGCCTCCGCTGAGGGCTATACGGGCGCGGGCAACCTCGTTCTCGACCGCGAGTTCTCGGGCGCAGAGGTGGAGTTCGGCAAGGATCTGAAGGCAAAGCTGCAGGCAGGTCAGGCGAAGATCGCTACTAACGAAAGCGCAAACTATCAGGGCATTGAGCTCCAGTACGACAAGGACAACTGGATGGCGGGTGCCGGTTACTACCATGCAAAGACGGATCTCTGGAAGGGCACTCTTAGGGATGCGAACGGTACGGCACAGGATGTCTGGGCAGTGAACGCGGGCTACAAGTTCAACGACAATGTCCAGCTGGCTGCTTCCTATGCGAAGAACAACAAGATTGATGCTGAGAAGAAGTACAAGAAGTCCTATCAGATCGGTCTCGACTACAAGGGTGCAGAGGCGATGGACAAGGGGTCGTGGGGCGCATACGTTTCCTACCGTTACCTCGGCGGTGCATCCATTGCTCCGACGACGGATGGCGCAACGGCATGGACGAAGGGCATCGAGCTTGGCACAGCCTACACGGTCTGGAAGAACGTTATCGTGTCCGCGAAGTACTTCACGGGCAAGACGATCTACGCAGATCCTCTCGGGGATAAGCGTCAGCAGCTCTTCGGCCGCGTTGAGTTCCTGTTCTAA
- the nirJ1 gene encoding putative heme d1 biosynthesis radical SAM protein NirJ1 — MISVTKLLFMDEYYGDALRYGQNAHRMKSGAAEGMGPVVVWNSTRTCNLRCRHCYMSSDGQKYDGELTTEEAKRFIDGLAEFRVPVLLFSGGEPLIRPDFFELAEYARDKGVRPTLSTNGTLITREVAQRIKDLGVGYVGISLDGLADVNDMFRGVEGAYQRAMEGIENCVAVGQRVGLRFTINHHNIMELDKIFDFIEEKGINRVCFYHLVYSGRGGQMMDEDVTAEESRRAMDTIIARTKDFEARGLKKEILTVDNHCDGVYMYLKALAEGNDAGAEQIKKLIGANGGNRSGIAFGEVDHLGYVHPDQFTQHHTFGNVRERKFGDIWQDMTHPILAGLKDRKPLLKGRCSKCQYLNWCNGNFRTRAEARTGDFWESDPSCYLTDEEIGIREAAV, encoded by the coding sequence ATGATCAGTGTAACGAAGCTTCTTTTTATGGATGAATACTACGGCGACGCGCTGCGCTACGGGCAGAACGCGCACCGCATGAAGAGCGGCGCGGCGGAGGGGATGGGGCCTGTCGTGGTCTGGAACTCGACGCGCACGTGCAATCTGCGCTGCCGCCACTGCTATATGTCCTCCGACGGGCAGAAGTACGATGGCGAGCTGACGACGGAGGAGGCAAAGCGTTTCATCGACGGCCTTGCGGAGTTCCGTGTGCCGGTGCTGCTCTTCTCGGGCGGCGAGCCGCTGATCCGCCCCGACTTTTTCGAGTTGGCGGAGTATGCGCGGGACAAAGGTGTGCGCCCGACGCTTTCGACGAACGGGACGCTTATCACGCGCGAGGTGGCGCAGCGGATCAAGGATCTGGGGGTCGGCTATGTCGGCATCTCGCTCGACGGGCTCGCGGATGTGAACGATATGTTCCGCGGGGTCGAGGGCGCGTATCAGCGTGCGATGGAGGGGATCGAGAACTGTGTCGCCGTGGGGCAGCGCGTGGGGCTGCGGTTTACGATCAACCATCACAATATCATGGAGCTGGACAAGATCTTTGACTTTATCGAGGAGAAGGGGATCAACCGCGTCTGTTTCTACCATCTCGTGTACTCGGGGCGCGGCGGTCAGATGATGGATGAGGATGTGACAGCGGAGGAGTCGCGCCGTGCGATGGATACGATCATCGCGCGGACAAAGGACTTTGAGGCACGCGGTTTGAAGAAGGAGATCCTGACGGTGGACAACCACTGCGACGGGGTCTATATGTATCTGAAAGCGCTCGCGGAGGGGAACGATGCGGGGGCGGAGCAGATCAAGAAGCTGATCGGTGCGAACGGTGGCAACCGTTCGGGCATTGCGTTCGGCGAGGTGGATCACCTCGGCTATGTGCATCCTGATCAGTTCACGCAGCATCATACGTTCGGCAATGTGCGTGAGCGCAAGTTCGGCGACATCTGGCAGGATATGACGCACCCGATTCTCGCGGGGCTGAAGGACAGGAAGCCGCTGCTCAAGGGGCGCTGCTCGAAATGTCAGTACCTCAACTGGTGCAACGGGAATTTCCGCACGCGTGCGGAGGCGCGGACGGGGGACTTTTGGGAGTCGGACCCGTCCTGCTATCTGACGGATGAGGAGATCGGCATTCGGGAGGCTGCTGTATGA
- the mtaB gene encoding tRNA (N(6)-L-threonylcarbamoyladenosine(37)-C(2))-methylthiotransferase MtaB — MTLGCKVNQFETETMEGLFRARGYEVVPFEERADVYVVNTCSVTHLSDRKSRQLIRRAARTNPAACIAVTGCYAQVAPEEIRALEGVRVVLGTKERARIVDYVEDALRADTGAVGTITDIMQACVFEDIPLHALPHRTRAFLKIEDGCQNFCTFCIIPYARGPVKSRALSAVAREMRLLVGAGFPEVVLTGIHLGAYGIDLPAHPTLADACRTALAESGLRRLRLGSLESVELSADLLELMRTEPRFAAHLHLPLQAGSDAVLRAMNRPYTTEQFAQLVADVRAAVPGVAISTDIIVGFPGETEEDFAAGMDFVRRMGFARMHVFPYSARRGTPAARRTDQVPPPVRRERAARMQALAEEMAEAYHRSMLGAVVEVLFETCADGVTDGLTETYVRVYTDAPVVHGAIVPVRLTHLYRDGVWGEMV, encoded by the coding sequence ATGACGCTCGGGTGCAAGGTGAACCAGTTCGAGACGGAGACGATGGAGGGGCTGTTTCGCGCACGGGGCTACGAGGTGGTGCCGTTCGAGGAGCGGGCGGATGTCTATGTCGTCAATACGTGCTCGGTGACGCATCTGAGCGACCGCAAGTCGCGTCAGCTGATCCGCCGCGCGGCGCGGACGAATCCTGCGGCGTGCATTGCGGTGACGGGCTGCTACGCGCAGGTCGCGCCCGAGGAGATCCGTGCGCTCGAAGGGGTGCGTGTGGTGCTCGGGACGAAGGAGCGTGCGCGTATCGTGGACTATGTGGAGGATGCGCTGCGCGCGGATACGGGGGCGGTCGGTACGATCACGGACATCATGCAGGCGTGTGTGTTCGAGGACATCCCGCTGCACGCGCTGCCGCACCGCACGCGTGCGTTCCTGAAGATCGAGGACGGCTGCCAGAATTTCTGTACGTTCTGTATCATTCCGTATGCGCGTGGCCCTGTGAAGTCGCGTGCGCTCTCTGCAGTGGCGCGTGAGATGCGTCTCCTCGTCGGGGCGGGGTTTCCTGAGGTGGTGCTGACGGGGATTCATCTCGGCGCGTACGGCATTGATCTCCCCGCACATCCGACGCTCGCGGACGCGTGCCGCACGGCACTCGCGGAGAGCGGGCTGCGTCGGCTGCGGCTCGGCTCGCTGGAGTCGGTGGAGCTGTCGGCGGACCTTCTCGAACTGATGCGGACGGAGCCGCGCTTTGCGGCGCATCTGCATCTGCCGCTGCAAGCGGGGAGTGATGCTGTGCTGCGGGCGATGAACCGTCCCTATACGACGGAGCAGTTCGCGCAGCTCGTTGCGGATGTGCGTGCGGCGGTGCCGGGGGTGGCGATCTCGACGGACATCATTGTGGGGTTCCCGGGAGAGACGGAGGAGGACTTCGCAGCGGGGATGGACTTCGTGCGGCGGATGGGCTTTGCGCGGATGCACGTGTTCCCGTACTCGGCGCGGCGCGGAACGCCTGCGGCGCGGCGCACGGATCAGGTGCCGCCGCCGGTGCGCAGGGAGCGTGCGGCGCGGATGCAGGCTCTTGCGGAGGAGATGGCGGAGGCGTATCACCGCTCGATGCTCGGGGCGGTGGTGGAGGTTCTCTTTGAGACGTGCGCGGACGGGGTGACGGACGGGCTGACGGAGACGTATGTGCGCGTCTATACGGATGCGCCCGTCGTGCACGGGGCGATCGTACCCGTGCGGCTGACGCATCTGTATCGGGACGGCGTGTGGGGGGAGATGGTGTGA
- a CDS encoding type II toxin-antitoxin system HicB family antitoxin, translated as MKDNYIFPAVFHVDEEGVSVCFPDLPGCLTCADTMEQAFARAKEAVQLHLYGMEEDAEEIPSPTPLMEIKTSRGETIGLIEAWMPPFREKMSNKATNKTVTIPRWLDILARREKVNYSHLLQSALKSYLGVTENPAQSMRA; from the coding sequence GTGAAGGATAACTATATCTTTCCTGCTGTTTTTCATGTGGATGAGGAAGGTGTTTCGGTCTGCTTTCCGGATTTGCCGGGATGTTTGACTTGTGCAGATACGATGGAGCAGGCTTTTGCCCGCGCAAAGGAGGCTGTTCAGCTCCATCTCTATGGGATGGAGGAGGATGCAGAGGAGATTCCCTCTCCCACGCCTCTGATGGAGATTAAGACATCGCGGGGGGAGACCATTGGGCTGATCGAGGCGTGGATGCCGCCGTTCCGTGAGAAGATGAGCAACAAGGCGACGAATAAGACGGTTACAATTCCACGGTGGCTTGATATTCTGGCGCGTCGCGAAAAGGTAAACTACTCGCATTTGCTACAGTCTGCGCTGAAATCCTATCTCGGTGTTACCGAGAACCCCGCACAGAGTATGAGGGCGTGA
- a CDS encoding Txe/YoeB family addiction module toxin, translating into MGLLWEDRAWEEYLYWQTQDRKTLKRLNAIIRDIQRNPLEGTGKSERLKGNLSGWWSRRIDETNRIVYYEEDGTIHIASCRGHYES; encoded by the coding sequence ATGGGACTGCTTTGGGAAGATCGTGCATGGGAAGAGTATCTGTATTGGCAGACGCAGGATCGAAAGACACTGAAACGGCTCAATGCCATCATCCGCGATATACAGAGAAATCCTCTGGAAGGTACCGGAAAGTCGGAACGACTGAAGGGCAATCTCAGCGGATGGTGGAGCAGACGCATTGATGAGACGAATCGTATTGTCTATTACGAGGAGGATGGAACGATCCATATTGCTTCCTGCCGTGGACATTACGAGAGCTGA
- a CDS encoding cation transporter, with protein sequence MKKAFKFRDIDCAHCAHEIEDAAAKIAGVNKVRVNFLSERMTLDADDARFDEIVAEIKRIAKTIEPDAVLEA encoded by the coding sequence ATGAAAAAGGCATTCAAGTTTCGCGACATCGACTGCGCCCACTGCGCCCATGAGATCGAGGACGCTGCGGCAAAGATCGCGGGCGTGAACAAGGTGCGCGTCAATTTCCTCAGCGAGCGCATGACACTCGATGCGGACGACGCGCGCTTTGACGAAATCGTCGCAGAGATCAAACGGATCGCCAAGACCATCGAGCCAGACGCCGTTCTCGAAGCGTAA
- a CDS encoding heavy metal translocating P-type ATPase has translation MTKKQKRMLMRIGGAAALFIPGMILEDNVVGIVLLLAAYALIGWDILWRAAENIRHGRVFDENFLMAVATIGAIALGDYSEGVAVMLLYQIGEWFQGYAVQRSRRSISSLMDIRPDTARVVRDGAEEEVFPDEVEVGETILIRPGERVPLDGIITKGEGLLDTAALTGESVPRTVKTNDEIISGCINQTGVLEVRVTTPYEESTVERILSLVEEATDKKATTEAFITRFARWYTPAVVIGAVLLALVPPLVTGDPFSMWIYRALTFLVISCPCALVISVPLSFFAGIGGASRAGILIKGGNYLEALAKADTVVFDKTGTLTKGSFHVASVIPAEGFAEEDVLFYAANAERYSTHPIGRSILRAFTGGGNTTEDTDVHAMEENAGCGISAHINGHFILLGTHDLLTAKKTVNIPPIPHTGAVYLSVDGRFAGVVHVADEIKEDAAEAVHALKERGIRETVMLTGDTRWIGASVGKELGIDTVHAELLPQDKVAQVEARLAAQQEGRTLAYVGDGINDAPVLARADVGIAMGALGSDAAIEAADVVLMTDEPRKIATAIDIARKTMRIAWQNIIFAIGIKGIVLVLGALGYAGLWAAIFADVGVTVLAILNAMRALSVKE, from the coding sequence ATGACGAAGAAACAAAAGAGGATGCTCATGCGCATCGGCGGAGCAGCAGCACTCTTCATCCCGGGAATGATCCTCGAAGACAATGTCGTCGGCATCGTGCTCCTCCTCGCCGCCTACGCCCTCATCGGCTGGGACATCCTCTGGCGGGCGGCGGAGAACATTCGCCACGGGCGCGTCTTTGACGAGAACTTCCTCATGGCAGTCGCCACGATCGGTGCGATTGCGCTCGGCGACTACTCCGAAGGCGTCGCCGTCATGCTGCTCTACCAGATCGGTGAGTGGTTTCAGGGATACGCCGTACAGCGTTCCCGCCGCTCCATCTCCTCGCTCATGGACATCCGTCCCGACACGGCGCGCGTTGTGCGGGACGGTGCAGAGGAGGAGGTATTTCCCGACGAGGTCGAGGTCGGCGAGACCATCCTCATCCGCCCGGGCGAGCGCGTCCCGCTCGACGGCATCATCACGAAGGGCGAGGGGCTGCTCGACACCGCCGCACTCACGGGGGAATCCGTACCGCGTACCGTAAAGACGAACGATGAGATCATCAGCGGCTGCATCAATCAGACCGGCGTACTGGAGGTCCGTGTCACAACCCCCTACGAGGAATCCACCGTCGAGCGCATCCTCTCGCTTGTGGAGGAGGCGACGGACAAGAAGGCGACCACCGAGGCATTCATCACGCGCTTTGCCCGCTGGTACACGCCCGCCGTCGTCATCGGTGCGGTACTGCTCGCCCTCGTCCCGCCGCTCGTCACGGGCGATCCGTTCTCTATGTGGATCTACCGTGCGCTCACCTTCCTCGTCATCTCCTGCCCCTGCGCCCTCGTCATCTCCGTGCCGCTCTCCTTCTTTGCAGGAATCGGCGGCGCGAGCCGCGCCGGCATCCTCATCAAGGGCGGCAACTATCTCGAAGCACTCGCAAAGGCGGACACCGTCGTCTTTGACAAGACCGGCACGCTCACGAAGGGCAGCTTCCACGTCGCGAGCGTCATCCCCGCCGAGGGCTTCGCGGAGGAGGACGTACTCTTCTACGCGGCGAATGCGGAACGCTACTCCACCCATCCCATCGGCCGCTCCATCCTCCGCGCCTTCACAGGCGGCGGGAACACGACCGAGGATACGGACGTACACGCGATGGAGGAAAATGCAGGATGCGGCATCTCCGCACACATCAACGGACATTTCATCCTGCTCGGCACGCATGACCTCCTCACAGCAAAGAAAACGGTAAACATTCCGCCGATCCCGCACACGGGCGCGGTCTACCTCTCCGTTGACGGACGCTTTGCGGGTGTTGTCCACGTCGCGGACGAGATCAAGGAGGACGCGGCGGAGGCAGTACACGCCCTAAAGGAGCGCGGCATCCGCGAGACGGTCATGCTCACGGGCGACACGCGCTGGATCGGTGCGAGCGTCGGCAAGGAACTCGGCATCGACACCGTCCATGCCGAACTCCTCCCACAGGACAAGGTCGCACAGGTCGAGGCTCGCCTTGCCGCGCAGCAGGAGGGCAGGACGCTCGCCTACGTCGGCGACGGCATCAACGACGCGCCCGTCCTCGCACGCGCCGATGTCGGCATCGCCATGGGAGCACTCGGCTCGGATGCGGCAATCGAGGCGGCGGATGTCGTTCTCATGACCGACGAGCCGCGAAAGATCGCAACCGCCATCGACATCGCACGCAAGACCATGCGCATCGCGTGGCAGAACATCATCTTTGCCATCGGCATCAAGGGCATCGTCCTCGTCCTCGGTGCACTTGGCTACGCAGGGCTCTGGGCGGCGATCTTCGCCGATGTCGGCGTCACTGTCCTCGCCATCCTCAACGCCATGCGTGCCCTCAGCGTAAAGGAATGA
- a CDS encoding YjfB family protein, producing MDYMDVAQMSVGLHQMQTQQSLGIAVAKLAMNSGSEALELIEESTASVDPSLGNSIDVSA from the coding sequence ATGGACTATATGGATGTCGCACAGATGTCCGTCGGACTGCACCAGATGCAGACGCAGCAGAGCCTCGGCATCGCCGTCGCAAAGCTCGCCATGAACTCCGGCAGCGAGGCACTCGAACTCATCGAGGAAAGCACCGCGAGCGTCGATCCGAGCCTTGGAAACAGCATCGACGTATCTGCGTAA
- a CDS encoding type II toxin-antitoxin system HicA family toxin, translated as MLKADGWYEVHCVGDHHQFKHPTKKGRVTVPHPVKDVTQFVLKRISEQSGIVFS; from the coding sequence ATGCTCAAGGCTGATGGATGGTATGAGGTGCACTGTGTCGGCGATCATCATCAATTCAAACATCCGACGAAGAAGGGGCGCGTTACTGTGCCGCATCCCGTGAAGGATGTCACGCAATTTGTTTTGAAACGCATTTCGGAGCAATCCGGCATTGTGTTTTCCTAG
- the fliD gene encoding flagellar filament capping protein FliD, with translation MATISQMTGAARTIYSSLYANNSRTDATAALFGAAHSRSRRSGSLYSAQYRGQESSAQELRSIMDIANQARNLRKSYTETSTRFHAEYDTNMKDLRKAAGALARTDFQLSSADIQTNADGSKTYSDKLKAAISNVKDLVKEYNETSDFLQSNKSLGKGVQQLAANFSDTTYKADSYAKMGISVDAKTGKMSVNESRLARALTASPAQSEAILGQGGLAGRADRHAQYAQSASSRVIPSMEQAIGSQLSYAASMLNGRSLPTMQRYSNMLNLFSIYV, from the coding sequence ATGGCAACCATATCGCAGATGACCGGCGCGGCACGCACCATCTACAGCTCGCTCTACGCCAACAACTCGCGCACGGACGCAACCGCCGCACTCTTCGGCGCTGCGCACAGCCGCAGCCGGCGCAGCGGCAGCCTCTACTCCGCACAGTATCGCGGACAGGAGTCGAGCGCACAGGAACTGCGCTCCATCATGGACATCGCCAATCAGGCGCGCAACCTGCGCAAATCCTACACCGAAACCAGCACGCGATTTCACGCCGAGTACGACACGAACATGAAGGATCTCCGCAAGGCGGCGGGCGCACTCGCCCGTACCGACTTTCAGCTGAGCAGCGCCGACATCCAGACGAATGCCGACGGCTCCAAGACCTACAGCGACAAACTCAAAGCCGCCATCAGCAATGTCAAGGATCTCGTGAAGGAGTACAACGAAACGAGCGACTTCCTACAGAGCAACAAGAGCCTCGGCAAGGGCGTGCAGCAGCTCGCTGCCAACTTTTCCGACACCACCTACAAGGCGGACTCCTATGCCAAGATGGGCATCAGCGTCGATGCCAAGACCGGCAAGATGAGCGTCAACGAGAGCCGCCTCGCCCGCGCCCTCACCGCCTCGCCCGCGCAGTCCGAGGCGATCCTCGGGCAGGGAGGACTTGCAGGACGTGCCGACCGTCACGCACAGTACGCACAGTCGGCGAGCAGCCGCGTCATCCCCTCGATGGAGCAGGCGATCGGCAGCCAGCTCAGCTACGCCGCTAGTATGCTGAACGGCAGATCCCTGCCCACCATGCAGCGTTACTCCAATATGCTGAACCTGTTCAGCATCTACGTCTAA
- the nirJ2 gene encoding putative heme d1 biosynthesis radical SAM protein NirJ2 → MEAAHAAQGTMGTHPHAAGHPAGAGHPHAHMGGHPGGHPHGMGHPSGHPAGMPKGHPKGVAGGGVKIISWNTTNACNMYCAHCYRDAGCRADEELSTEEGKKLLREIAKAGFRIMIFSGGEPLTRPDILELVSYARGLGLIPVFGTNGTLIDLPMAKALKEAGACGMGISLDSLDKNKHDTFRSFPGGWDGAVRGMMNCREAGLPFQIHTTVMDWNAHELEAMTDFAVEIGAKAHHFFFLVPTGRAETIEEESLRAEAYEDVLSRIMRKQETVDIELKPTCAPQFLRIADQLGVDTRFSRGCLAGLTYCIISPRGKVQPCAYLNRELGDVRETPFDEIWAKNEVFKELRTLDYGGGCGSCSYKKACGGCRARAAYYHDGDFMAEEPWCLYHGRRGEA, encoded by the coding sequence ATGGAGGCGGCGCACGCCGCACAGGGCACGATGGGGACGCATCCGCACGCGGCGGGACATCCTGCGGGTGCGGGGCATCCCCACGCGCATATGGGAGGACACCCCGGCGGACATCCGCACGGCATGGGACATCCGAGCGGGCATCCTGCGGGGATGCCGAAGGGGCATCCGAAGGGCGTTGCGGGCGGCGGGGTAAAGATCATTTCGTGGAACACGACGAACGCCTGCAATATGTACTGTGCTCACTGCTACCGCGACGCGGGCTGCCGCGCGGACGAGGAGCTCTCGACGGAGGAGGGCAAGAAGCTCCTGCGCGAGATTGCAAAGGCGGGCTTCCGCATCATGATTTTCTCGGGCGGGGAGCCGCTGACGCGCCCCGATATTCTCGAACTCGTTTCCTATGCGCGCGGGCTTGGGCTCATCCCCGTGTTCGGTACGAATGGGACGCTGATCGACCTGCCGATGGCAAAGGCTCTCAAGGAAGCGGGCGCGTGCGGGATGGGTATCTCGCTCGACTCGCTCGACAAGAATAAGCACGATACGTTCCGCTCGTTCCCCGGCGGTTGGGACGGCGCAGTGCGCGGGATGATGAACTGCCGCGAGGCAGGGCTGCCGTTCCAGATCCATACAACGGTGATGGACTGGAACGCGCACGAGCTTGAGGCGATGACGGACTTCGCCGTGGAGATCGGGGCGAAGGCACATCATTTCTTCTTCCTCGTGCCGACGGGACGTGCGGAGACGATCGAGGAGGAGTCACTGCGTGCGGAGGCGTACGAGGATGTGCTTTCGCGCATCATGCGCAAGCAGGAGACGGTGGACATCGAGCTGAAGCCGACCTGTGCGCCGCAGTTCCTGCGCATCGCCGATCAGCTCGGCGTGGATACGCGCTTCTCGCGCGGCTGTCTGGCGGGGCTGACGTACTGCATCATCAGTCCGCGCGGCAAGGTGCAGCCGTGCGCGTACCTCAACCGTGAGCTGGGGGATGTGCGCGAGACGCCGTTCGATGAGATCTGGGCGAAAAACGAGGTGTTCAAGGAGCTGCGTACGCTCGACTACGGCGGCGGCTGCGGCTCGTGCAGCTACAAAAAGGCGTGCGGCGGCTGCCGTGCGCGTGCGGCGTACTACCATGACGGCGACTTCATGGCGGAAGAACCGTGGTGTCTGTACCACGGGCGACGCGGCGAAGCGTAA
- a CDS encoding TetR/AcrR family transcriptional regulator gives MGRRERKKLQSRRMILEAAISEFSKKGYKETSVADIMSAADLGIGTFYNYFGSKEDLLFSLLGRLGETIRMALAEARAAERTSLELLEVGARVTAKFLDENRFVMPLFLSGASHMAQGREESDAPHAPEGKPAGSRMTPQIKQVFTEIIRAGQAAGEIRSDVPVDLIAEMFHSLYQAAAFSHLELSYQENIALKTRLLLDGIHKRNEEIRSV, from the coding sequence ATGGGCCGCCGGGAGCGCAAGAAGCTGCAGTCGCGCCGCATGATTCTTGAGGCGGCGATCAGTGAGTTCTCGAAGAAGGGCTACAAGGAGACGTCTGTTGCGGACATCATGAGCGCGGCAGATCTTGGCATCGGGACGTTCTACAATTATTTTGGCTCGAAGGAGGATCTCTTGTTCTCCCTGCTCGGGCGGCTCGGCGAGACGATCCGTATGGCACTCGCGGAGGCGCGCGCGGCGGAGCGCACGTCGCTGGAACTGCTGGAGGTGGGGGCGCGTGTGACGGCGAAGTTCCTCGATGAGAACCGCTTTGTGATGCCGCTCTTTCTCTCGGGTGCGTCCCATATGGCGCAGGGACGTGAGGAGTCGGATGCGCCGCACGCCCCCGAGGGGAAACCTGCGGGCAGCCGCATGACACCGCAGATCAAGCAGGTGTTCACAGAGATCATCCGCGCGGGGCAGGCGGCGGGGGAGATTCGCAGCGATGTGCCTGTCGATCTGATCGCGGAGATGTTTCACTCGCTCTATCAGGCGGCGGCATTCAGTCATCTGGAACTCTCGTATCAGGAGAATATCGCGCTCAAGACGCGGCTCCTGCTCGATGGGATTCACAAGCGGAATGAGGAGATACGTTCCGTCTAA